agaaacatCATCCTAAAACAATTTAAGCATTATCGCCAAAATTTAGGGTGAAATActctaaattttatattgaaatattcttATTCTTAAAGATGTgaatttctatatatttaatttgatttgctaattaataagtctataaaaaattacatttttactatAAACGTCCAGCTCTTTGTGATCTCCTAACAACGTACACTACTTACtttattctaaaatatatttaataataattaccaaaattcaagttgacatatctttaaacttttaaaagtcattcttatcctaaatatatcagtaattatgaaattggtatgtcaattaataagtccacaaaaagattttactataaaagctgaatgtaattttttttcacttcccccatgaagaaaattttatatttttagatagtATATTCCAAGTCAAGAAAGGTTTCTATTTACTAGTTTTTTATTTACAAGATTTTTTAATGTCTGACTTTATGAATTCTccattttaaactaattaatattttttttagataaaatgagtactttcatcaacaatgaaGAGTTCAACAAGAAAAAAGTGATCTTCATAATGGGGGCCACAGGGACGGAAAAATCACGTCTCTCTGTTGACGTTGCCACCCATTTTAGAGGAGAAATAATCAATCGGATAAAATGCAAGTTTACAAGGGACCTGAAATTGTTACAAAAAAGATCACACACTTTGAGAAACAAGGTGTACGACActatttgttaggtatatatgtttattctcaagaatacttatatcaaatgcctacctagataattttataatagtaattatagattctaggggaaaaaatatactttactattaaaaaaatatttctttcaattctaagaaagttaatttgattacatTTTCTTATGAGAAATTGAACCAGATTCAGACTTCACAGCTaaagatttttgtttgcaagctgtcgtctatataaaaaaaatactgaaGACTCAACGTGTTCCAATTATTGTGGAGGGTCaaattcatatattgaaaaacttGTTGAAGATCCTGtgttcatgttcaaatataagtatgatagttgctttatttggattgatgttGAGCAATCAGTCTTGAACCGTAGAGTTCACACGAGGGTTGATCAAATGGTCAAAGCaggtaatttttgtaattattttatgtatcaatacagatATACTACCATGCAGCTAgctaaaaacttttcttatataattttctacttttggttatcaaatatatgtctactaaataaaactcttctttaaatttgtgttgcatGCACAGCTAGTGGATGAGGTGCGACAGATTTTCATTCCAGATGCAGATTACAGCAAAGGAATCCGACGGTCCATCGGTGTCCCTGAAATGGACAGATATTTCAGggaagaaacaaatatagacggagatgatgaatcaaagcagatgattcttcaagcttccattTCAAGTATCAAGCGTAACACTGGTATGTTAATTTGTAACCAACTTGACAAGATTCAACGATTAATAAGCGAGAAAATGTGGTCAGTGCATCATATTATTGCTACAGATGTTTTCAAAGAATACAGAGAAGAAGATATTGACGAAGCATGGAGGAATACTGTTTTGCAACCATGCCTAGATATTGTGAAGAGATTTCTCAAAAGCgatcatcacaatattattattgagtgtACATAAACTTTCATTATCGCCATCTTCTGTTTtggtctcttttatttttgacctATTTTGTACTGTTTGATTCGCATTACAAAcatatatgtatgatatgaccattatatctatatatgttactcttgtCTGTTAAAAAATTCTTAcgtatagataaaatatttattttatgtgtttatccAAGCCTAAGACCAAGgtccaagtccaagtcttctatatttaatatatattaatacaaatacgtACGTACATAATTACATGAGATCACTCATAATGTTAAGCTAATagagtgataaaataataactcaCCATAACTGTTCGGGAAGATTCCACcctaaaaggattttgaagaatagaaTTCTTTAGTCAATACTTAAAAATGTTACAAagacaaagaagataaaattgtaaatttttaatctatcggtagtaaatatattttaccCAATTCTATCAAGGTGATTGAAGCTTGATTCAATAAAGTctttatctattattatatggtgcacaagtcaataaaaatactcgtaattgaaatagttatcgataattgttcacttccctcttatggaattagacttaacacttatgatgtgttgttgaatagtgtaagatttgacgcattataacttaaatatattctgtcagaaatattattgaattcttAGTACAATCCATTTGTAACTACTTGTGATCTCATaacaatatataacaatatatatatatatatatatatatatatatatatatatatatatatagaaacgTCATCCTAAAACAATTTAAGCTTAATCGCCAAAATTTAGGGTGAAATActctaaattttatattgaaatattcttattcttaaagatgtgaatttgtatatatttaatttggttgctaattaataagtctataaaaataacatttttactaTTAAAGTCCAGCTCTTTGTGATCTCCTAACAACGTACACTACTTACtttattctaaaatatatttaataataattaccaaaattcaaggtgatatatctttaaacttttaaaagtcattcttatcctaaatatatcagtaattatgaaattggtatgtcaattaataagtccacaaaaagattttactataaaagttgaatgtaattttttttcacttcccccatcaagaaaattttatatttttagatagtatattccaagtcaagcaaggtttctatttactagttttatattaaaaagattttttaatgtctgactttatgaattcactattctaaactaattaatatttttttgtagataAAATGAGtactttcatcaacaatgaaGAGTTCAACAAGAAAAAAGTGATCTTCATAATGGGGGCCACAGGAACGGGAAAATCCCGTCTCTCTGTTGACATTGCGACCCATTTTGGAGGCAACTCGGGTAAAATGCAAGTTTACAAAGGACTTGAAATTGTTACAAACAAGATCACACACGCTGAGAAACAAGGTGTACGACATtatttgttaggtatatatgtttattctcaagaatacttatatcaaatgactacctagataattttataatagtaattatagattctagtgaaaaaaatatactttactattaaaaaatatttctttcaattcagAGAaagtttatttgattatattttcttaGGTGAAATTGAACCAGATTCAGACTTTACAGctgaagatttttgtttgcaagCTGTTGTCTATATCGAAAAAATACTAAAGACTCAGCGTATTCCAAATATATAATTGCTACGGACGTTTTCAAAGAAGACAGAGAAGAAGATATTGACGAAGCATGGAGGAATACTGTTTTGCAACCATTCCTAGATATTGTGAAGAGATTTCTCAAAAGAgatcatcacaatattattattgagtgtACATAAACTTGCATTATCGCCATCTTCTGTTTtggtctcttttatttttgacctATTTTATACTGTTTGATTcgcattacaaatatatatgtatgatatgaccattatatctatatatgttactcttatctattaaaaaattcttacgtatagatgaaatatttattttatgtttcgaTCCAAGCCCAAGACGAAGgtccaagtccaagtcttctatatttaatatatattaaaataaatacgtactgtcacgacccaaaacgagtcgtgaatGGCACCCACCTTTAGcctactaggtgagcgaaccaacaaaccTAAAACCCAACATATACCATTATATCACTTATgaatagcaaaaaaaaataacacggaagatccaaaacttattaacttagtcaattaaataaacttcttaagtttaatacttattattcccaaaatcttgaagtcatcacatcaagaatatctatcctcaaattaccaaatctaagagtatttaaggagctaaaatgaataaaaagatggtccatgtccaaacttcaaggacatcaagacatgaaggagagaatccagtccgagctaagaatggtagctcaccctgaagtctgatgtgctggagactggctaaagtttagggcgagtcgaagtcgatgatacccttgctgcactccacaaaataacaaggaagaaaatacaagtaggggtaagtATAAAGaaacgtactgagtaggtatcattggccaactcaaaatagaaattagtatatattaaacaattgtataaaatcaactacaatacttaacaggtagCAAGCaataaacacatgaaccattgacaacaacaccgtGATAGGAACACcctcaatcacaacatcaagcataCCTATGAGGAATCaggcctccacaccatactcatttgggaaataagtTCTTTGAGTTttagtatattaagttaattcagATTTCTGTCCTTTAAcgttattgtgtcggaacgtgatactccgatcccataaACCGTGACAGAAAAATGCTGACCGATCTGCGATGGACCCTCAACTACAGcgtgtagtgaagactgaataggacgggctgggtaaccttctgaactctgccctctagagtaagaaccactaaacacACATCCCTTACAGAACATCTTAAATGtagatgttgtggtgaagtcgtttGGTTTCACCCCttctacctctatcacaaaatcaaccacttcctgaaaagattttgctgcagcagctacctgtaaggctgaaatctgcaaatctgacctcaatcctttcgcAATGTGACGAATCCGCTcatgtggactgaagcaaagctgagtggcatacctggatagtgcacaaaatttagcctcataagcagcaacAGACATACTTCCATGCTCTAGgatcaggaactcatctctcctcctatccctgaaagtccggggtatatacttctccataaataagctagaaaatgatccccaagtcatgggtggtgcctgcgctggttgacactcgacatacgaccgccaccacattttggcattcccctgaaattgataggtcacaaactcaacaccgaatcgttctactatgtccatcttatgtagcagctcatgaaaatcaaccagaaaatcattgGCATCTTCAGATTCTGCACCCttaaagactggaggtttcagctttgagaatttagtgaaaagttcatgttgatcacctgtcattatagacctgtagtcaatcgaggaaatgtgcctacttccaatgatgcatccatgcggggagccacatgagatgcatgttgtactcccagaacctgaggtgctggtgcagaaaacacaggaggtgtctggccctgatcagataacccgctaagataagtaagaacctgattaatcatctctgggaaAGGTTGgagtggtaattcctcatcttgaacttgctcattttccccttcctcaccctctcttactacctcattagtcggtggaggagtcactactCTATTCCTcgctggaccaggtgtttgtcccgTACCTCTAGTGGGCGTCCTCATGCGatctctaccacgacctctttcCACTGCTCCTCCTCAAGTTGCAgccccaatggttggctcagacgcaccctgtcttgccggtgttggtgttagcacagttgttgctctagttctatccatctgcaaaatagattGAGAatgttagataccaatttgtatcacctagataccaattggatccaagaaatagcacgaaagaaagaaaaaattgagttttccTACAGTCCTATAGCGTCTCAAATAAAAGTAAGGGCGTCcacctaccgttcctcaagactctactagactcgttcttgagTGATGAGACCcacgaacctaacgctctgataccaagtttttcacaacccaaaacgagtcgtaaATGGCACCCACCTTTAGCCTagtaggtgagcgaaccaacaaatataaaacccaacatttacCATTATATCACTTAtgaatagcaaaaaaaaaacgcggaagatccaaaacttattaacttagtcaattatataaacttctaaagtttaatacttattatccccaaaatctggaagtcatcacatcaagaacatctatccttaaattaccaaatctaagagtatttaaggagcttaaatgaataaaaagatggtccatgtccaaacttcaaggacatcaagacatgaaggagagaatccagcccGAGCTAAGAATGGTAGCTCACCCTGATTTCTaatgtgctggagactggctagagttgagggcgagtcaAAGTTGATGATAcccttgctgcactccacaaaataacaaggaagaaaatacaagtaggggtcagtacaaggaacacgtactgagtaggtataatcggccaactcaaaatagaaatcagtatatattaaacaatagtataaaatcaactacaacacTTAACAGGTAGCAAGCaataaacacatgaaccattgacaacaacaccctGATCGGTACACcctcaatcacaacatcaagcataCCTATGAGGATTCaggcctccacaccatactcatttgagaaataggttctttgattTTTAGTATATTAAGTTATTTCAAGATTGCTTTCCTTTAACGTCATtctgtcggaacgtgacactctgatcccacATAccatgtcagaacgtgacactctgatcccctaataccgtgtcggaacgtgacactccaatccaattatctcattattcattcttcaagccttctttattcaaggcgtcatttttaatagagagggttcaagattagaaatccAACAATCTCCTTATGTTAGGCCAACCACAGACCACACAATCAAAACTTCAACCACAAAATCAAGTATATAGGAggctttacaatatcactcaatacatatcgattgctattaagagtttatctatcacatagaaataaaccataacctacctccaccgaagaatcaaaATTAAGCAAGCTACCTCCCCAATGACTTTGCCTTCCTCAGTGCCTATGAATCTTCTCAATATGGAGTCTAATCCGCTTGCTTTCTTCTTTCGTTcactctctctcgctcgttcgttcacttctattctctttatttttcttctacagattcttttaccctaattatcatataatttattatgataaagtaacccactatttatttccctactatcttctttaacccccaactaaataaattattagacttaccccactaattttataattataatcatgaatagtccgaAACACACCTTTAAAAATTTTAGCGGAAGTCCAACCAAGTCGGggttacgcaacttgtgacggtccatcgtatctAGGACAGTCCGTGCTACAGGTacatcgtgaagttcagagagtcgatctcagtaccccgattccagagttgaagtgttttaaaacgaagaacctcgacggaccgtcgtgcctatgacggttcgtcctggttgtcgtcgagggtaatgaggagagcattagtaaaaattttacaccagtatgggacgacagagtccatgacggtccgtcgtgaccatgacggtatGTCCGAGGTCCGTcaacccagtcagtttttatcaaaaataattctactactcgaaccgactaaacaggctgttacaatagataccaatttacccatcgttcgtcctcgaacgatcacaggaagaaaagcaagggcgagaaagagtacccgAATCTgtgaaaagatgtggatatctttcttgcatttCAGCCTCATTCTCctaagtggactcttcaactggccgattcttccactgaaccttgataggTGCAacctcctttgatctcaacttgcggacctccctatctagaatagcaataggctcttcctcataagaaagattcTCATCTAGAAGAATTGAATGccaacgaataatataatttccgtCACTATGGTATTTTTTccgcatagacacatgaaatatcgggtgcactcctgacaaccctggaggcaatgccaattcataagacacatcccccacgcgcttcaaaacttcaaatggagcaatatacctcggactaagcttacctcgcttaccaaaccgcatcacacctttcatgggtgaaattttcagcaagacttgttcaccctccataaaatccaagtccctaacctttcgatctgcatattctttctgcctactctgagctgctagaagcttctcctggatgaattttactttatctaacgattccctcaaaatATTGGAACCCCAAGGTCtcacttcaaatgcatcaaaccaaccaatgggagacctacatctcctcccatacagtgcctcaaatggggccatatcaatacttgagtgatagctattattgtttgaaaactctgctaagggtaagaagttatcccaatgaccaccaaattctatcacacatgaacgaagcatatcctccaacacttgaatcgttcgctcagactgaccatcggtctgagggtgaaatgcagtactaagatccaacctagtccctaattcagcatgtaatgttctccaaaacatagaagtaaattgcgtacccctatctaatatgatggaaagtggaactcaattcaatcgaacaatttctgagatatagagtttggctaacttctcttcTATGTAAGTCgtcttgaccggaatgaagtgagcagacatagttaacctgtcaacaattacccaaatagaatcaaacctacccaatgtctttggaagaccaaccacgaaatcgattgcaattctttcccacttccattcaggaatgggcattctctgaagtgtacCTCCAGGcctttgatgttcatactttacctgctgactattcgggcattgggcaacaaaatcaacaatgtcacgcttcattctactccaccaataatgttgccttagatcacgatacatcttggttgcaccaggatgtataga
The DNA window shown above is from Solanum lycopersicum chromosome 11, SLM_r2.1 and carries:
- the LOC138339237 gene encoding adenylate isopentenyltransferase 5, chloroplastic-like, whose translation is MGATGTEKSRLSVDVATHFGGEMINSDKMQVYKGLEIVTNKITHAEKQGVRHYLLGEIEPDSDFTAEDFCLQAVVYIEKIQKTQRVPIIVGGSNSYIGKLVEDPVFMFKWLVDELVDEVRQIFIPDADYSKGIRRSIGVPEMDRYFREETNIDGDDESKQMILQASISSIKRNTDKMSTFINNEEFNKKKVIFIMGATGTGKSRLSVDIATHFGGNSGKMQVYKGLEIVTNKITHAEKQGVRHYLLGEIEPDSDFTAEDFCLQAVVYIEKILKTQRIPNI